Genomic window (Bradyrhizobium sp. 186):
GCCGAGGACGGCGGCCCGCTGCAATTGTCGCTGTTCGACGATCGCGATATGGCCGAGATCACGTCCCCCGACTTCCCCGGCGAGCGCCTGATCGTGTGCCGCAACCCGGATCTGGCCGACGAGCGTCGGCGCAAGCGCGGCGAGTTGCTGGCGGCGACCGAGAAGGATCTCGCCCGCGTCAAGGCCGCCGTGCAGCGTCAGCGCAACCCCTTGCGCGGCGAGGATGAGATCGGTCTGAAGGTCGGCGCCGTGCTGGGCAAGCGTAAGATGGCCAAGCACTTCCACCTCGCCATCACCGACACTTCGTTCGACTTCAGTCGGATCGAGGATGCCATCGCCAACGAAGCGTCGCTCGACGGCTTCTATGTGCTACGGACCAACGTGCCGGCCGAGAACCTCGACACCGCCGCCACGGTGCGTGCCTACAAGAGCCTGGCCCAGGTCGAACGCGCCTTCCGCACCATCAAGACCGTCGAACTGGAGGTGCGCCCGATCCACCATCGCCTCGCTGGCCGCGTGCGCGCCCACGTCTTCCTCTGCATGCTCGCTTATTACATCGTCTGGCACATGCGCCGCGCGCTGGCCCCGATCCTGTTCGACGATCACGACCGCGAGGCCGCCGACGCCGCGCGCGTCTCGCCCGTCGCCAAGGCCAGAGTCTCGGCCGCGGCCAGAACCAAGGCTAATCGCAAGCACACCCACGATGGCCGGCCCGTGCACAGCTTTCGAACGCTGTTGCAGGATCTCGCCACGCTCACACGCAACATCGTTCGCATCGGTCAGGACGCCCCGGCCGCTATGCTCACAAGTCCAACCCCACTACAACAAGACGTCTTCAATCGGCTCGGCATTCCTATCGCCCCATAATGTAGGCAGACGCGCCGTCACGCCCGCTGGAATTACACGCCAGCTCAAATGCTTACGTCGCTACTCAAGGGGAAGTTCGGCTTAACAGGGACGGTCGCGCCGCCTATATTGAGGTCTTCCGAAACCAACGAAAGGAGGTGATCCAGTGTCTTATACCAAGCGCTGTCACCTCGCTGGGATCGCCCGCTAAGCTTTGAAGAGAGCTTGGCATCGGGGCGCTCTCAGCCCTGGACCAGCGAGCAAGAAATCGGGCGCGACGGGGCCTCCCCCGCCGCGCCTTTTTCGTTGACATCGTGCGTGCGGCTCAGGCGGGCGGCTCGCCCGCGAGCATCTCGCGAATCTTCTGCGACAGTTCCGACTTCCGGTACGGCTTCCTGAGCAGCGCCACGCCGGGGTCGAGATGTCCCTCGTGGACGATGGTGTTGTCGGTATAGCCGGACGTGTACAGCACCCTCATCCCGGGGCGACGGAGCCGGACGGCCTCGGCCAATTGCTGCCCGTTCATGCCGCCGGGCATGATGATGTCGGTGAACAGGAGATCGAATTTGGCGCCCTGGTCGACCAGTGCGAGCGCGGTTGCGCCGTCGCCGGCCGCGAGCGTGCGATAGCCGAGGCTGCCGAGCTGGGCGATGACATAGCCCTGCACCAGCGGATCGTCCTCGACCACGAGAATCGTCTCGTGCCCGCGTGCTGCCGCTGGCGCCTGCACCGGCTCCGTTCGCGCCGGCGCCTCGCCCGCCGATCGCGGCAGGAACAGCCGCATCACGGTACCGCGGCCCTCCTCACTCTCGATCGCGACAGTGCCGCCGGTCTGCCTGGCGAAGCCGTAGACCATGCTGAGGCCAAGCCCGGTGCCGCGGCCCACCCCCTTGGTGGTGAAGAACAGCTCGAACACGCGGTCGCGGATGTCGGCCGGGATGCCGTGGCCGGTGTCGGCCACCGCGACCATCACGAAGGCGCCGCGTATGACATCGCCGTCACCGACACTATCCGTGCCGTCGAATTCGCGGTTGGCCGTCTCGAGCGTGACCTGCCGCCGCCCTGCATCGCGTCGCGCGCATTGACGGCGAGATTGACGATCGCCGACGAGAGCTGCGACGGATCGGCCATCGCCGGCCACGCGTCCTCCGCGAGGCGGGTCACGAGCTCGACATGCTCGCCCAGGATCGGCTTCAAGAGCCTTGCCGTCTCGACCACGAGGCCGTTGACGTCGATCTCGCGCGGCTCCAGCGGCTGGCGACGCGCGAAGGTCAGGAGCTGCGAGGTGATCTCCGCGCCGCGCGAGGCCGCATCGTCGATGAGCTGGGCGATCGCGGCGATCTGGGGCTTGTCCGCAAGCTCCTCATGGATGATCTCGATAGTGCCGGTGATGACGGTGAGCACGTTGTTGAAGTCATGCGCGACGCCGCCGGTGAGCTGGCCGATCGCATCCATCTTCTGGGACTGGCGAAGCCGCTCCTCCGTCTCGTGCTGCGCGGTGAGGTCGGCAGCCGAACCGCGGTAGCCCATGAAACGTCCGTCGGCGGCGAACACCGGCTGGCCGTTGACACTGAAATGACGCACGCGTCCAGCCGCATCGCGGCCGCGGTACTCGAACTTCCGGAACGGCTCGTGGCGGTCCAGCATCGCCATGTGATCGCGCCATTTCTGCGGCTCGGCGTCGTGGTCGACCGCGGCATCGGAACGGCGCTTGCCGATCAGGGCCCTATGGTCCATGCCGAAGGCGCCGGCCCGGTCCGATATGTAGGTGAACACGTGATCCGGTCCGGTCTCCCAGAACCAGTCGGATGCGGTCTCGGCATAGTCACGGAAGCGTTGCTCGCTCGCGCGTGCGTCCTCTTCGGCGCGCCGGCGGATCTTCAGATCACGCTCGAGATTCGCATTGGCTTCGCGCAGCTCGCCATAGGCACGCTCGAGGTTGGCGCACATGGAATTGAAGGCGTCGATCACCTTGTCCAGCTCGTCGGGATCGTAGGGCGGCCGGCGCTCCAGATGCAAAGGCGGCGGCGGCCGCACAAGGCTGTACTTGCCGACGAATTCGGCGATGGCGACGAGATGCCGCGTCACGAGCAGATGAAACATGTAGATGATGAACAGGGAGACCAGGAACGTCTTTGCCGCCTGGCTTGCCAGAATGACGAGGGCCCTGTTCAGCAATTGCTGATAGACGTCGGTCAGCGTGGCCTCGACCCGGAGCGTGCCGATCGGGCGCGAGGTCCCTTGCACCATGGTGTTCAGCGGGAATTCACGCGTCATGGCCGAACGGGTGCTTCGCTCGCCAACCTCAACGCGGATGGGATTGGGCCGATCGGCGATCTCGCGGACCTCCGCCGCACGGATGTCAGGCAGCCGCAGGATGCCGTTGAGCTGAAGCTTGAGCTGGTTCTGGTCGAGATTCCACAGGCTCTCGCCGAGGCTGCCGGTCGTGCTGCGGCCGATCTCGTCGAGCCGCGTCTCGATGATTCCGACCTCGCGATCGTAATCCAGATAGAGCTGAAGCGCGGTCAGTGTGAGTGTCACGACCGATGAGAACAGCAGCACGGCGGCAAGCAGGCGGGGCCCGACGCCGCTGCGCGACCAGTTGAAGATCCGCGACAGGAGCGCCGCGAACACCGGAGGCGCGAGCACCGCGCCGATGCCGGTCAAATCCTGCTTCGCAGCCGCCGGCGCGATGACGCGACTGCGATCGGGATCTTCGTCACCTGCGTTGCCCATGCACCACGTCCCCGAAAATGGCGACACCCTGCTCCGGCCTGCCGGTCGCCGCCTCGAGCAAATTTCAACCGTTGAGACGCTGCCTCAGCGCGAGATGCGCGCAGCAATCCTGTCGGCCCATGGCGGCTTGAGGTCGGTGGGGTCATATCTTGCGCCCAGCAGCAGGAATCCTGCGCAAACTACCACTTCGCGTGCAAAATGACATCGGGTAAAGTCCGGGGGTCGCCTGCACACGGCGGGTGAGCGGCGAGCTTGCGGCCTGGTCCAAATACCATCTCCGATAGATCGCGCAAGTGCCCGAATCCGGTGGCAGCGATCGAGTAAGCAAGGAGACGCGTCATGTGGCGGATAGCCGTGGTCTGCCTGTCACTGCTCGCAGCCAGCTCATCGCAGGCGCAAGAGGTCATCCGCCTGGCGCGCATCGCCGACATCCCAGGCCAATATGTCGGCGGCGAGATGTTGCGGACGGTCTATGCCAAGCTCGGCATCAAGCTCGAATTCGAGGACGTCCCCGGCAAGCGGGCGCTCGCGTTGTCGAGCGCCGGCGAGGTCGATGGCGAGATCCAGCGCATCGGCACGCTGTCGCGCGACTACCCGACGCTGATCCAGGTTGCGCCTGCGATCAACTACATCGAGCCCGCGGTCTTCAGCACGAAACTGCATTTCGACGTCGCCGGCTGGAATTCGATCAGGAACTACAGCATCGGCATCGTCCGCGGCGTCGGCTCTTCAGAAGCCGGCACGCGCGGCATGGACCGCGTCACGGCGACCACAAGCCTCGAAAACATGATCCAGATGCTGGACGCCGACCGCTTCGACGTGATGGTCACCGATCTCTTCAGCGGGCAGGTCGCGGTGAGGAAACTCAATCTGCAAGCCAGGGTCTATCCGCTCTCCCCGCCGCTCGAGCGCATCAGCATCTACCACTATCTGCATGAGCGGCATCGCGATCTCGTGCCGAAAGTCGGAAAGGTGATCGAGCAGATGGAGGCGAGCGGCGAACTCGCCCAGTTGCGGGCCGACCTGATCAAGCAGATCCTGAGCGGACTGTAACGACGGCTGCCACGATCAGATCGCGCGAAGCCGCTCGCGCACCGCGAAGATGCTCGCGAGCAAGCATGGCGCGATCGCCTTGCTTGTCCGGCTCGCGAGCGAGAGCAGGAACGGCGATGCGGCGATCGATATCTGCAAGACGCTCATGGTCGAAAATTTGTTCGTCGCGCAAGGCTTCAGAAGCCGCAGACGTTGAGCGCGCGCGGGCGTTTGCCACGACGGCTTTCGGCGATGCGCTCACCGCCGTTCTCTGCGGAGCTGCCGTAATAGCGGTGATGGCCGGCGTGGTCGTACAAATCGGCAGCCTCCGATTGTCCCGCCCGACGCGCGTCGCAGATGATCTTGATGGCCAGACCCGACATTGCCGCCTCCAGTGTTCTTGTGGCCATCAGTCGCGTCGGCTTCGGGCGGCGTTCACCCCTTAAGCTGGCAATCGGGTTTCGGGACGGTTTCGTCGCGCACTCCGCGACGAAATACTTTAGTCTCCGGGATTGTCGGTATCGGCGGCGGTGATACGTCCTTCGGACCGCGAGCTCAAAAACAAACGAGGTGACGATGCTCTACGCCATCCTGGCCTACCATGTGGAAGACGAGATTTTGTCGTGGACGCCAGAGGAGGACGCCGCGGTCGTGGCCCGAGTCCTGGAGGTTCAGGCGCCCTTGAGGGCAAGCGGACACTTTGGGCCGGCCGCCCGTCTGGATGAGACCCGAAAGGCCCGCACCTTGCGTGGCCCCGGCGCGGGCATGGTGCTGGACGGCCCGTTTGCCGAGACCAAGGAGCAGCTTCTCGGCTTCCACCTCATGGAATTCGACACTGATGATGAGGCGATCGCGGCGGCGCGGACGCTGCGTCAGGTCAATCCGACTGCGGTCTACGAAATCCGCCCAGTCAAGCTTTACGTGCCGGCCGACGGGTTCGGCAGGACGGCGTCGGATGGATGAGCTCCCGCGCCTACGCGTCCACCCCGGTCGGCGCGGCGTAGAAGCGTTGGATCAGGAGCCCGCCGAAGGCGATGAACCATACGAAGGGCGCGACATGCGGCGCGAACGCCGCCACGATCGTGCCCGGGATGAACACGAGGAGCGGAAACAGCGAGGCCATGATCTCGTGGCGCCAGCCGCCCAGGATCGTCCACCACAGCCAGGCATTGAGGCCGGCGATCACGGTCAGGTTCAGGCCGTAGAGCACGGCGACCGCGCTGCTCATGGCGTAATTGGTGTAGAGGCCGTTGGTCACCGGCAGCAGCACGATCGAGAGCAGGAAGAATAGGTTGAGGATCACCCCGCCGCGGCTGCCGACGGGCTGGCGGGCCAGTCGCCGGTGATGGCTGATCCAGAACACGCCGGCGATGATGAAGCTGAGCGAAAAGCCGGCAAGCTTGCCGGAATAGACATGGGCGAGATCACTCCAGCCTGGCGCGCTGGTGAAGACCGCGGCCTTGGGCAGGTCATAGGCCAACAGCGTCATGGCGACGCCGAAAATGGTGTTGCTGAGCGACTCCAGCCGCCGCATCTCGAACTGTTCGGGCTTGAGCTCGGTCATTCCTGGCACGCTTTGCGGACTGGAACCTTGGGTCATCTTTTCCCTAGGTCCTAAAATCGGGTCCGTCCAGCCGCATTGCGATTCGCGCCGAGATCGCCGACTCTCGCCGTTTCACCGGGGCGATTCGTGGCGACATATCTGGACACGCTCAATGCGGAGCAGCGCCGCGCCGTCGAGCATGGCGTGGCCGATGGCACGACCGTGGGCAGCCCCCTGCTCGTCATCGCCGGTGCGGGCTCCGGCAAGACCAACACGCTGGCCCATCGTGTCGCGCATCTGATCGTCGCCGGCGCCGATCCGCGCCGCATCCTGCTGATGACGTTTTCGCGCCGCGCGGCGGCCGAGATGGCCGGCCGGGTCGAGCGCATCGCGCGAAAGGTACTCGGCGAGAACAATGCCGCGATCATGCGCGATGCGCTGAGCTGGGCCGGCACCTTTCACGGCATCGGCGCGCGGCTCTTGCGCGAATATGCCGAGCGGATCGGCGTCGATCCTGCCTTCACCATCCACGACCGCGAAGATTCCGCCGACCTGATGAACCTGGTCCGGCACGAGCGCAGCCTGTCGAAGACCGAGAGCCGCTTTCCCGCCAAGGGCACTTGCCTCTCGATCTACTCTCGCTGTGTCAATGCCGAGATGGAGATCGAGAAAGTGCTCGGTCAGCATTATCCCTGGTGCGCGGGCTGGGCCGCCGAGCTCAAGGGCCTGTTTGCGGCATATGTCGAGGCCAAGCAGGCCCAGCACGTGCTCGATTACGACGACCTCCTGCTCTACTGGTCGCAGATGATGAGCGACGCGCTGATCGCCGAAGAAATCGGCGGCCGCTTCGATCACGTGCTGGTCGACGAATATCAGGACACCAACCGCCTGCAATCCTCGATCCTGCTGGCGCTGAAGCCCGATGGCCGCGGCCTCACCGTCGTCGGCGACGACGCGCAGTCGATCTATTCGTTCCGCGCCGCGACCGTGCGCAACATCCTGGACTTTCCGCAGAGCTTCTCACCGCGCGCCGAAATGATCACGCTCGACCGCAACTACCGTTCGACGCAAGCGGTGCTGGCGGCGGCCAACGGCGTCATTGGGCTCGCGCGCGAGCGCTTCACCAAGAATCTCTGGACCGACCGCACCTCCACGCAGAAGCCGCAGCTCGTCACCGTGCACGACGAGGCCGACCAGGCGCGTTACATCGTCGAGGAGGTGCTGGCGAACCGCGAGCAAGGCGCGCTGCTCAAGCACCAGGCGGTGCTGTTCCGGACGTCCTCGCATTCGGGGCCGCTGGAGATCGAGCTGACCCGCCGCAACATCCCCTTCGTGAAGTTTGGCGGACTGAAGTTTCTCGACGCGGCTCACGTCAAGGACGTGCTGGCGCTGCTGCGCTTCGCCGAAAATCCACGCGACCGCGTCGCCGGCTTCCGCATCCTGCATCTGTTGCCGGGCGTGGGGCCCGCGACCGCGCAGCGCGTGCTCGACCAGATGGCGGAGAGTACCGATCCGCTGCACGCGCTCGGCCAGCTCCCGGTACCGCCGCGCACCGGCGCCGACTGGACCGATTTCGTCCGCACGGTCGAAAACCTGCGCTATTCGGAATGGCCAGTCGATCTCGAGCGCGTGCGGCTCTGGTACACGCCGCACCTCGATCGGCTCCACGAGGATTCCGAGACGCGACGCGCCGATCTCATGCAGCTCGAACAGATCGCGAGCGGCTACGTCTCGCGCGAGAAATTCTTGACCGAGCTCACGCTCGATCCCCCGGATGCGACCAGCGACAAATCCGGGCCTCCGCTTCGCGACGAGGACTATCTGATCCTCTCCACGGTCCATTCCGCCAAGGGCCAGGAGTGGAAGTCGGTGTTCGTGCTCAACGTCGTCGACGGCTGCATGCCCTCCGATCTCGGCGCCGGCACCAGCGCCGAGCTCGAGGAGGAGCGGCGCCTGCTCTATGTCGCGATGACGCGCGCCAAGGACGACCTGCACCTCGTCGTGCCGCAGCGCTTCTTCACCCACGGCCAGGCCGCCAAGGGCGACCGCCACGTCTACGCCTCACGCACCCGCTTCATCCCGGAATCGCTGATCTATCTGTTCGAACGCACCGCCTGGCCGAAGGCGGCCGCAGGCGCGGCACGCACCGCGGCGCAAGGCCCGAAGGTTGATATCGGCGCGCGGATGCGAGGGATGTGGCGGTAAGTCGAAAAAACGGAAACCGAGCATTTCCGGGGATGCCCTTGTGGCACCGCGGCCATCCATTAAGTCTCGTCCATCCTCCCCATAGAGACCTGATCGATGACCGCACCGCTCGAATTCGGACTGGATACCTTTGGCGACGTCACCCAGGACGCCACCAGCGCCATGCTTTCGCATGCGCAGGTGATCCGCAACGTCGTCGACGAGGCGGTGCTGGCCGACGAGCTCGGCCTCGACTTCATCGGCCTCGGCGAGCACCACCGCGCCGATTTCGCGATCTCCTCGCCCGAGACGGTGCTGGCCGCGATCGCGGCGCGAACCAAGCGCATCCATCTTGGCTCGGCCGTGACGGTGTTGAGTTCGGACGATCCCATCCGCGTCTTCCAGCGCTTTGCCACGCTCGATGCGCTCTCGAGCGGACGTGCCGAAGTGATCCTTGGCCGCGGCTCCTTCACCGAATCCTTTCCCCTGTTCGGCTTCGACCTGCGGGCTTACGAGGCGCTGTTCGAGGAGAAGCTCGACCTGTTCACCGCGCTGCTGTCGCAGAAACCGGTGACCTGGGAAGGCAAGCTGCGGCCGCCGCTCAGGGATCAGCTGGTCTATCCGCCGGTCGAGCACGGCACGCTGAAGACATGGATCGGCGTCGGCGGCAGCCCGCAATCGGTGGTGCGCGCCGCGCATTACGATCTGCCGCTGATGCTTGCAATCATCGGCGGCGATCCCGCGCGCTTTGCGCCGTTTGTCGATCTCTATCACCGCGCCTTCAAGGAGTTCGGCCGCCCCGCAAAGCCGATCGGCGTGCACTCGCCCGGCTACGTCGCCGAGATCGATGCGCAAGCGCGCGAGGAGCTATGGCCGGACTACAAGGCCATGCGCGACCGCATCGGCAAGGAGCGCGGCTGGCCGCCGATGGGCCGCGACGAATTCATCAGCGAAGCCGAGCACGGCTCGCTCTATGTCGGCTCGCCGGAGACGGTCGCGAAAAAGGTCGCCGCAACCGCAAAGGCGCTTCATATTTCGCGGTTTCAGCTGAAGTATTCGGCAGGACCGCTGCCGCACGAGAAGCTGATGCGAAGCATCGAGCTCTACGGGCGCAAGGTGGTGCCGATGGTCAGGGAGATGATGGGGTAGCGTTTGGCGCGACAACCCCGCCTGCGGGCTACGGCGTGGCAGCCTTCAGTAGCTTCGCGCGACAATCATCTGTGCTGGCTTGCATCTGTGCTGGCTTGCCGAGCCGTAGCTCGCGAAGGATGGTGGGGGAGGCAGGACTCGAACCTGCGAAGCCATAAGGCGGCTGATTTACAGTCAGCTCCCTTTGCCACTCGGGACACTCCCCCCGCTCGACGGCAGCACAATCGGACCGGACCTTGCCGGCGACCGAAGACGGCCATGGAACGTGAAGGCCGCGACAGCCCGGATAGGGGCGCGACCGGGCGCGTTTATGGGCGAAGCGGTGGGGCAAAGTCAACCGAGGCGAACAGCTAAAACCGCCCCTGATCGCACCCAAATTGCCATATTCCGGAGCCCGTGACACAAGCGAGCCCATGAAGGATCGAAAATTCACCCCCAAGGGCCCCCGCGGCGGCGCTAAGCCCTTCAACAGACCGGGAAAATCGGCCGGCCGGCCGGCCTGGCGCGACCGTGATTCGACATCCGAGGGGCCCGTCATCCTCTATGGCTGGCACACTGTCACCATGGCGCTCGCCAATCCCCAGCGGCAGATCCGCAAGCTGACGCTGACCGAGAACGCCGCGCGGCGGCTCGCCGACGAGAACATCGAGACCCGCATCACGCCCGAGATCGTCCGGCCCCAGGAGATCGACCGCCTGCTCTCGCCCGACTCCGTGCACCAGGGCCTCCTGGCCGAGGCCGATCCCCTGCCCTCGCCTGACATCGAAACCTTGGAGCAGGAGGGCATCGTGCTGGTGCTCGACCAGATCACCGATCCACACAATGTCGGCGCGATCCTGCGATCGGCGGCGGCCTTCGCGGTGAAGGCGATCGTCACCACCGCGCGCCACAGTCCGGAAGCAACCGGTGTGCTGGCGAAGGCCGCCTCCGGCGCGCTCGAGCTGGTGCCGATGGTCACGGTGCAAAACCTCGCCCGCGCGCTGACAGCGCTGGACGAACGCGGCTTCCAGACCGTCGGCCTCGACAGCCAGGGCAGCGAGGATTTGAGCGAGATCGCGCTGCGCGAGCCGCTCGCGCTCGTGCTCGGCGCCGAAGGAAAAGGTCTGCGGCAGTTGACGCGCGAGACCTGTAGCGTTGTGGCGCGGCTCGACATGCCCGGGGAGATCAAGAGCCTCAACGTGTCGAACGCCGCCGTGCTCTCGCTCTATCTCGGCGCGAGTCGTCTGGGGCTGATGAAACGGTAGCGAAACAAAACGCCCGTCCGCATCACGCGGATGGGCGTTTTTCTAATTCAACCGATCAGGCGATCAGTAATAGCGGCGCAGCACGCGGTGGCCGCCATAGTACGGCGCGTGGCGCGGGGCGTAGCCATAGCGCGGGCCGTAACCGTAGTTGACGCGCGGCAGATAGCCCTGGCGCGGGCCGTAGCCGTAGCGATACGGACGGTAGTACGGGCGACGATAGGGATAGGCGGCCGGCGCTTCGACCGCGGCGGCGCGATAGCC
Coding sequences:
- a CDS encoding transporter substrate-binding domain-containing protein; translation: MWRIAVVCLSLLAASSSQAQEVIRLARIADIPGQYVGGEMLRTVYAKLGIKLEFEDVPGKRALALSSAGEVDGEIQRIGTLSRDYPTLIQVAPAINYIEPAVFSTKLHFDVAGWNSIRNYSIGIVRGVGSSEAGTRGMDRVTATTSLENMIQMLDADRFDVMVTDLFSGQVAVRKLNLQARVYPLSPPLERISIYHYLHERHRDLVPKVGKVIEQMEASGELAQLRADLIKQILSGL
- the rlmB gene encoding 23S rRNA (guanosine(2251)-2'-O)-methyltransferase RlmB, with the translated sequence MKDRKFTPKGPRGGAKPFNRPGKSAGRPAWRDRDSTSEGPVILYGWHTVTMALANPQRQIRKLTLTENAARRLADENIETRITPEIVRPQEIDRLLSPDSVHQGLLAEADPLPSPDIETLEQEGIVLVLDQITDPHNVGAILRSAAAFAVKAIVTTARHSPEATGVLAKAASGALELVPMVTVQNLARALTALDERGFQTVGLDSQGSEDLSEIALREPLALVLGAEGKGLRQLTRETCSVVARLDMPGEIKSLNVSNAAVLSLYLGASRLGLMKR
- a CDS encoding YciI family protein, with product MLYAILAYHVEDEILSWTPEEDAAVVARVLEVQAPLRASGHFGPAARLDETRKARTLRGPGAGMVLDGPFAETKEQLLGFHLMEFDTDDEAIAAARTLRQVNPTAVYEIRPVKLYVPADGFGRTASDG
- a CDS encoding ATP-dependent helicase, with the protein product MATYLDTLNAEQRRAVEHGVADGTTVGSPLLVIAGAGSGKTNTLAHRVAHLIVAGADPRRILLMTFSRRAAAEMAGRVERIARKVLGENNAAIMRDALSWAGTFHGIGARLLREYAERIGVDPAFTIHDREDSADLMNLVRHERSLSKTESRFPAKGTCLSIYSRCVNAEMEIEKVLGQHYPWCAGWAAELKGLFAAYVEAKQAQHVLDYDDLLLYWSQMMSDALIAEEIGGRFDHVLVDEYQDTNRLQSSILLALKPDGRGLTVVGDDAQSIYSFRAATVRNILDFPQSFSPRAEMITLDRNYRSTQAVLAAANGVIGLARERFTKNLWTDRTSTQKPQLVTVHDEADQARYIVEEVLANREQGALLKHQAVLFRTSSHSGPLEIELTRRNIPFVKFGGLKFLDAAHVKDVLALLRFAENPRDRVAGFRILHLLPGVGPATAQRVLDQMAESTDPLHALGQLPVPPRTGADWTDFVRTVENLRYSEWPVDLERVRLWYTPHLDRLHEDSETRRADLMQLEQIASGYVSREKFLTELTLDPPDATSDKSGPPLRDEDYLILSTVHSAKGQEWKSVFVLNVVDGCMPSDLGAGTSAELEEERRLLYVAMTRAKDDLHLVVPQRFFTHGQAAKGDRHVYASRTRFIPESLIYLFERTAWPKAAAGAARTAAQGPKVDIGARMRGMWR
- a CDS encoding IS1634 family transposase; this encodes MFVARIPNRNSPPAILLRESYREGDKIKSRTLANLSHWPDEKIDALRRVLKGEELVSPAEQLRIERSLPHGHVAAVLGMARQLGLHRLVPDKPRRLARLALALIVARVIEPAAKLATARQLSEATAAHSLGELLDLSAVDEDELYEALDLLGTAQPGIEATLAKRHLHDGSLVLYDLTSSYLEGRHCELARHGYSRDGRSDKLQIVFGLLCAADGCPVAVEVFEGNTADPSTLAAQVDKLKARFKLSRVVLVGDRGMITSARIEADLMPAGLDWITALRAPAIRKLAEDGGPLQLSLFDDRDMAEITSPDFPGERLIVCRNPDLADERRRKRGELLAATEKDLARVKAAVQRQRNPLRGEDEIGLKVGAVLGKRKMAKHFHLAITDTSFDFSRIEDAIANEASLDGFYVLRTNVPAENLDTAATVRAYKSLAQVERAFRTIKTVELEVRPIHHRLAGRVRAHVFLCMLAYYIVWHMRRALAPILFDDHDREAADAARVSPVAKARVSAAARTKANRKHTHDGRPVHSFRTLLQDLATLTRNIVRIGQDAPAAMLTSPTPLQQDVFNRLGIPIAP
- a CDS encoding TMEM175 family protein, with the protein product MTELKPEQFEMRRLESLSNTIFGVAMTLLAYDLPKAAVFTSAPGWSDLAHVYSGKLAGFSLSFIIAGVFWISHHRRLARQPVGSRGGVILNLFFLLSIVLLPVTNGLYTNYAMSSAVAVLYGLNLTVIAGLNAWLWWTILGGWRHEIMASLFPLLVFIPGTIVAAFAPHVAPFVWFIAFGGLLIQRFYAAPTGVDA
- a CDS encoding LLM class flavin-dependent oxidoreductase, which codes for MTAPLEFGLDTFGDVTQDATSAMLSHAQVIRNVVDEAVLADELGLDFIGLGEHHRADFAISSPETVLAAIAARTKRIHLGSAVTVLSSDDPIRVFQRFATLDALSSGRAEVILGRGSFTESFPLFGFDLRAYEALFEEKLDLFTALLSQKPVTWEGKLRPPLRDQLVYPPVEHGTLKTWIGVGGSPQSVVRAAHYDLPLMLAIIGGDPARFAPFVDLYHRAFKEFGRPAKPIGVHSPGYVAEIDAQAREELWPDYKAMRDRIGKERGWPPMGRDEFISEAEHGSLYVGSPETVAKKVAATAKALHISRFQLKYSAGPLPHEKLMRSIELYGRKVVPMVREMMG